In Arsenicicoccus sp. oral taxon 190, the following are encoded in one genomic region:
- a CDS encoding AAA family ATPase, giving the protein MACSLVGNPRLLVLDEPTVGLDPVLRRSLWDLFHRLADTGVTLLVSSHVMDEAARCDRLVLVRDGEILADSTYPDLLSDTGATDAEQAFLTLIDRVDGTRVDGTRVDGIRQERS; this is encoded by the coding sequence CTGGCCTGCTCCCTCGTCGGCAACCCGCGGCTGCTCGTCCTCGACGAGCCCACCGTCGGGCTCGACCCGGTGCTGCGCCGCAGCCTGTGGGACCTCTTCCACCGGCTGGCCGACACCGGGGTCACGCTGCTGGTGTCCAGCCACGTCATGGACGAGGCCGCCCGCTGCGACCGGTTGGTGCTGGTGCGCGACGGCGAGATCCTGGCGGACTCGACCTACCCCGATCTGCTCAGCGACACCGGCGCCACCGACGCCGAGCAGGCCTTCCTCACCCTCATCGACCGGGTCGACGGGACACGGGTCGACGGCACACGGGTCGACGGCATACGGCAGGAGCGCTCATGA
- a CDS encoding TetR/AcrR family transcriptional regulator has protein sequence MSPRGRRPAGEDARADIVRAAREEFAAKGYDATSLRAVARAAGVDPALVHHYFDGKPDLFTATLDLPVNPRRRIDEVLQLPHDQLGAAVVRVFLSVWDSPEGRDRMAALLRSVASHDAAARLLREFVVREVVGRLAAHVSPQRVDARAALVGSQLIGLAMLRYVLEVPGVAEASVEDLVRDVGPTVQRYLEL, from the coding sequence ATGAGCCCCCGGGGCCGTCGGCCCGCGGGGGAGGACGCCCGGGCGGACATCGTCCGGGCCGCGCGCGAGGAGTTCGCCGCCAAGGGGTATGACGCCACCTCGCTACGCGCCGTCGCCCGGGCGGCCGGCGTGGACCCGGCCCTCGTGCACCACTACTTCGACGGCAAGCCCGACCTCTTCACCGCGACCCTGGACCTGCCGGTCAACCCGCGGCGCCGCATCGACGAGGTCCTGCAGCTGCCCCACGACCAGCTGGGGGCGGCGGTGGTCCGGGTCTTCCTGTCGGTGTGGGACTCGCCCGAGGGGCGCGACCGGATGGCGGCGCTGCTGCGCTCGGTGGCGAGCCACGACGCGGCCGCACGGCTGCTGCGGGAGTTCGTCGTGCGCGAGGTGGTGGGGCGGCTGGCGGCGCACGTGTCGCCGCAGCGCGTCGACGCGCGGGCCGCGCTGGTCGGCTCCCAGCTGATCGGGCTCGCCATGCTGCGCTACGTCCTCGAGGTGCCCGGCGTCGCCGAGGCGTCCGTCGAAGACCTGGTCCGCGACGTCGGCCCCACCGTGCAGCGCTACCTGGAGCTCTAG
- a CDS encoding sugar phosphate isomerase/epimerase family protein, with protein MTVPRPEPRVALSTSSVYPERVSDAFRIAEELGYDGVEVMVYTDPVSQDAAALRDLSQRHQLPIVSIHAPTLLLTQRVMHAAPWPKIDLSIELAREVGCDTVVVHPPFRWQRVYAREFVDGVALREHETGVTIAVENMYPWRAGDRYVQAYLPHWDPVEQPYDHVTLDLSHAATAREDSLEMAQALGGRLHHVHLTDGLGSALDEHLVPGRGSQPAKELLQHLSAQEFGGSVVVEVSTRRGTPHQRREDLAESLAFARRYLAPAAPASSGASAGAP; from the coding sequence GTGACTGTTCCGAGGCCAGAGCCCCGCGTGGCGCTGTCCACCTCCTCCGTCTACCCGGAGCGGGTGAGCGACGCGTTCCGGATCGCGGAGGAGCTGGGCTACGACGGCGTCGAGGTCATGGTCTACACCGACCCGGTCTCCCAGGACGCCGCCGCCCTGCGGGACCTGTCGCAGCGCCACCAGCTGCCGATCGTCTCGATCCACGCCCCGACGCTGCTGCTCACCCAGCGGGTCATGCACGCGGCCCCCTGGCCCAAGATCGACCTGTCCATCGAGCTGGCCCGCGAGGTCGGGTGCGACACCGTGGTGGTGCACCCGCCGTTCCGCTGGCAGCGGGTCTACGCGCGGGAGTTCGTCGACGGGGTGGCGCTGCGCGAGCACGAGACGGGCGTCACCATCGCCGTCGAGAACATGTACCCCTGGCGTGCCGGCGACCGTTACGTCCAGGCCTACCTGCCCCACTGGGACCCGGTCGAGCAGCCCTACGACCACGTCACGCTCGACCTGTCCCACGCGGCGACGGCCCGCGAGGACTCCCTGGAGATGGCGCAGGCCCTCGGCGGCAGGCTCCACCACGTCCACCTGACCGACGGCCTGGGGTCGGCGCTGGACGAGCACCTCGTGCCCGGGCGTGGCTCGCAGCCCGCCAAGGAGCTGCTGCAGCACCTGAGCGCCCAGGAGTTCGGCGGATCGGTGGTGGTGGAGGTCAGCACCCGCCGCGGGACCCCCCACCAGCGCCGCGAGGACCTCGCCGAGTCCCTCGCCTTCGCCCGTCGATACCTGGCCCCCGCCGCGCCCGCCTCGTCCGGCGCGTCCGCCGGCGCACCATGA